A genome region from Arthrobacter sp. V1I9 includes the following:
- a CDS encoding carbon starvation CstA family protein, protein MAETPDSRRNAALGEGSVATDTVLPPSALDEKVREAEEKKWTPGKIALWAAIALLGGVAWFMLAIIRGETVNAIWFVFASVCTYLIGYRFYSKVIERYITRPDDRRATPAEYKADGKDYVRTDRNVLFGHHFAAIAGAGPLVGPVIAAQMGYLPGTIWIIIGVVLAGAVQDYLVMFFSMRRGGRSLGQMAREELGVIGGTAALIATLLIMVIIVAILALVVVNALGESPWGVFSVGMTIPIALFMGVYLRYLRPGKIMEVSLIGFVLLMAAIIGGGIVAETAWGAELFTLDKVTIAWGLIVYGFIAAILPVWLLLAPRDYLSTFMKIGVIVMLALAIIVVRPEITVPAFSEFASRDNGPVFPGALFPFLFVTIACGALSGFHALISSGTTPKLVEKERQTRFIGYGGMLMESFVAIMALVAAISIDRGLYFAMNAPAALTGGTVETAATWVNSLGLAGVNITPDFLAQTASNVGEESIVSRTGGAPTLAVGLAHIMQQFIGGTAMMAFWYHFAIMFEALFILTAVDAGTRVARFMLQDSIGNFVPKFKEASWRPGAWLCTAIMVGAWGAVLLMGVTDPLGGINTLFPLFGIANQLLAAIALSVCLAIVAKRGTFKYLWIVALPLAFAAVVTITASYQKIFSPTPAVGYFANNAAFSKALADGKTEFGTAKSVAAMEAVVRNTAIQGWLSVIFVVLSIIVIATAVLATLKAFRSRGDATASKGNEDPSRPSRVFAPAGLIPTPAEKELMAEWDKVPAELRFERAGHH, encoded by the coding sequence ATGGCCGAAACGCCTGATAGTCGACGGAACGCAGCCCTGGGAGAAGGATCGGTGGCCACAGATACTGTCCTCCCTCCTTCGGCGCTGGATGAAAAGGTCCGCGAGGCGGAAGAGAAAAAATGGACGCCGGGTAAGATCGCGCTCTGGGCGGCGATCGCCCTGCTGGGTGGCGTGGCATGGTTTATGCTCGCGATCATCCGCGGCGAGACGGTCAACGCCATCTGGTTCGTGTTCGCCTCGGTGTGCACCTATCTCATCGGCTACCGCTTCTATTCCAAGGTCATCGAGCGCTACATCACCAGGCCGGATGACCGCCGGGCCACCCCGGCGGAGTACAAGGCGGACGGCAAGGACTATGTCCGCACCGACCGTAACGTCCTGTTCGGCCACCATTTCGCTGCGATCGCCGGCGCCGGGCCGCTGGTGGGCCCGGTCATTGCGGCCCAGATGGGCTACCTGCCCGGCACTATCTGGATCATCATCGGCGTCGTCCTCGCCGGCGCGGTGCAGGACTACCTGGTCATGTTCTTCTCCATGCGGCGCGGCGGACGCTCGCTGGGACAGATGGCCCGGGAGGAACTGGGTGTCATCGGCGGCACTGCAGCCCTGATCGCCACCCTGCTGATCATGGTTATCATCGTGGCAATCCTGGCCCTGGTTGTGGTCAACGCACTGGGCGAAAGCCCCTGGGGCGTCTTCTCCGTCGGCATGACCATCCCCATTGCGCTGTTTATGGGCGTTTACCTCCGGTACCTGCGGCCGGGCAAAATCATGGAAGTTTCCCTGATCGGTTTTGTCCTGCTGATGGCGGCGATTATCGGCGGCGGCATTGTTGCTGAAACCGCGTGGGGCGCCGAGCTCTTCACCCTGGACAAGGTCACTATCGCCTGGGGCCTCATTGTTTACGGCTTCATCGCTGCCATCCTGCCGGTGTGGCTGCTCCTGGCGCCGCGGGACTATCTGTCCACCTTTATGAAGATCGGCGTGATCGTGATGCTCGCGCTGGCCATCATTGTGGTCCGCCCCGAGATCACCGTCCCGGCCTTCAGCGAGTTCGCCAGCAGGGACAACGGCCCGGTGTTCCCGGGAGCCCTGTTCCCGTTCCTGTTCGTCACTATTGCCTGTGGCGCACTGTCCGGCTTCCACGCCCTGATCTCTTCCGGCACCACACCGAAACTGGTGGAAAAGGAACGGCAGACCCGCTTCATCGGCTACGGCGGAATGCTGATGGAATCGTTCGTGGCCATCATGGCCCTCGTTGCGGCCATCTCCATTGACCGCGGCCTCTATTTCGCTATGAATGCTCCGGCTGCCCTCACTGGGGGAACAGTGGAAACGGCCGCCACCTGGGTCAACAGCCTGGGCCTGGCCGGCGTCAACATCACCCCGGACTTCCTTGCCCAGACCGCCAGCAACGTGGGCGAGGAAAGCATCGTCTCGCGTACCGGCGGCGCCCCCACCCTCGCGGTTGGTCTGGCGCACATCATGCAGCAGTTCATCGGCGGCACCGCCATGATGGCGTTCTGGTACCACTTCGCCATCATGTTTGAGGCCCTCTTCATCCTCACGGCAGTGGATGCCGGCACCCGCGTGGCACGGTTCATGCTGCAGGACTCCATCGGCAACTTCGTTCCCAAGTTCAAGGAAGCCTCCTGGCGGCCCGGCGCCTGGCTCTGCACCGCCATCATGGTGGGTGCCTGGGGCGCGGTGCTGCTGATGGGCGTCACCGATCCGCTTGGTGGCATCAACACGCTGTTCCCGCTGTTCGGCATCGCCAACCAGCTGCTCGCCGCCATCGCCTTGTCCGTGTGCCTGGCCATTGTCGCCAAGCGCGGAACCTTCAAGTACCTGTGGATCGTGGCACTGCCTTTGGCGTTCGCAGCGGTGGTCACCATCACGGCGAGCTACCAGAAGATTTTCTCGCCCACTCCGGCTGTGGGGTACTTCGCCAACAATGCCGCCTTCAGCAAGGCCCTGGCGGACGGGAAGACGGAGTTCGGCACAGCGAAATCCGTGGCAGCCATGGAAGCCGTGGTGCGCAACACCGCCATCCAGGGCTGGTTGTCGGTGATCTTCGTGGTCCTCAGCATCATTGTGATCGCGACGGCGGTGCTTGCCACCCTCAAGGCGTTCCGCAGCCGTGGGGACGCGACAGCTTCCAAGGGCAATGAAGACCCGTCGAGGCCGTCCCGGGTCTTCGCGCCGGCCGGGCTCATCCCCACTCCTGCCGAGAAGGAGCTGATGGCCGAGTGGGACAAGGTCCCCGCCGAATTGAGGTTCGAGAGGGCAGGCCACCACTGA
- a CDS encoding YbdD/YjiX family protein, whose protein sequence is MSSGLAAVAQGFRGFARYFGGVLGADAYAKYLEHHRAAGHSTPPLSEREFWRDRTDRQDSNPQGRCC, encoded by the coding sequence ATGAGCTCCGGACTCGCCGCGGTTGCGCAGGGCTTCCGGGGGTTCGCCCGTTACTTTGGCGGTGTGCTGGGGGCGGACGCCTACGCGAAGTATCTGGAGCACCACCGGGCGGCGGGCCACAGCACGCCGCCACTGAGCGAGCGAGAGTTCTGGCGGGACCGGACCGACCGCCAGGACTCCAATCCCCAGGGGCGGTGCTGCTGA
- a CDS encoding DUF1540 domain-containing protein encodes MTTHVADCSVTNCSFNDHTNCNAAAITVGGAENHAACATFIDTGLHGGLPKVLADVGACQRSECVHNDHLMCKAPEVHVGPGADNADCLTYSHA; translated from the coding sequence ATGACAACGCACGTCGCCGACTGCAGCGTAACGAACTGTTCCTTTAACGACCACACCAACTGCAACGCCGCCGCCATCACGGTAGGAGGCGCAGAAAACCACGCAGCCTGCGCCACGTTCATCGACACAGGCCTTCACGGTGGGCTGCCCAAAGTGCTGGCCGACGTCGGAGCATGCCAGCGTTCCGAATGCGTGCACAACGACCACCTGATGTGCAAGGCGCCGGAAGTGCACGTGGGCCCGGGAGCCGATAACGCCGACTGCCTCACCTACTCGCACGCCTGA
- a CDS encoding FtsX-like permease family protein codes for MPLDLAPAPGGRRSSFRVALRMARRDINRHKGRSLLIILLIMLPVAGMTGAAALYQSTQRTAEEVVSYELGQTQARFAALPVPNADSVQDPLNDTRVASSSGNHDPSFVPAHPAELLPPGYEVLPQRLVNLTTRVGAALVPLEGRVVDALHPAFAGKFTLLDGRAPRSAEEVVVSPGLLERFGLGFGEEITTSAGTFVPVGTVRDAGASDRNSFLFLAPEQVPDSALQQEAELPQSVSYYLVGPEPVAWSQIREANRQGVGVLSRSVVLDPPAPDQRGIEGVTPRQPPSEALAFYAAAGLIAALALLEVGLLAGAAFAVGAKHQMRELALFAAAGADAPTVRMVVTAGGLWLGGIAVLSGGALGLLSAAAVVHWVSLMGSPRFPGLHPDLPLTLVSMALGLLCCVLAALAPANHVAHLGALGALKSGRAPAGSGKRSIVAGAALVLTSAGLLAAGWLIGQSAGDPDRKAEQLPVVAGLLIAGAVLAVVGLVLLVGWIITALTARTGWLPLAMRLAARDSARNRSRTVPAVAAVLAATTLASAALVLAASQQAGMRENHSWSALEYQTYLPLSLEQPLLPDGSTQPAVRVEAADLSSAVEGALTSVAWTKEISAPAYVQNCASGPGADIARPARTATSNCLQYSLATPAGNECPMTPQRRVIDREDWRCKGSLAQWPGSYRSVLVGGADVIAAVMGREAGPEALAVLDTGGMVVTNPVFVRDGKAVLLAQDVRTQAQDPVDPSHMHMHKTVSSTALAAVVVEPAEAVPYYGVVSQETAHRLGMHPAPAELLVQLTRPPSAAEVDAAAGAAAAVYKQPGAGFWVEPGIPQDNAWLTWSIVALSALITFSAAGITTGLSLADARADHATLAAVGASPRLRKGLAGSQALLTSGLGTLLGALAGTVPAVLIVAGTEMGIALDVPWLHLLALLIAVPLTGAVLAWLFTRARLPASRRVVGM; via the coding sequence ATGCCGCTGGACCTCGCTCCGGCCCCGGGCGGGCGCCGGAGCAGCTTCCGAGTTGCCCTGCGCATGGCCCGCCGGGACATCAACCGGCACAAGGGCCGCTCCTTGCTCATCATCCTGCTGATCATGTTGCCGGTAGCCGGCATGACCGGCGCGGCCGCCCTGTACCAGAGCACGCAAAGAACGGCGGAGGAAGTTGTCAGCTACGAGCTCGGGCAGACGCAGGCCCGGTTCGCCGCCCTCCCGGTTCCCAACGCGGACTCCGTCCAGGACCCGTTGAACGACACCAGGGTGGCTTCGAGCTCCGGGAACCATGATCCCAGCTTTGTTCCGGCACATCCTGCGGAGCTGCTGCCGCCAGGCTACGAAGTCCTGCCGCAGCGGCTGGTGAACCTGACCACCCGGGTGGGCGCGGCTTTGGTGCCCCTTGAGGGCAGGGTGGTCGACGCCCTTCATCCCGCCTTTGCAGGAAAGTTCACTCTGCTTGACGGAAGAGCTCCCCGGTCTGCTGAGGAAGTTGTGGTGTCACCTGGCCTGCTGGAACGGTTCGGTCTGGGCTTCGGCGAGGAAATCACGACGTCGGCCGGTACTTTCGTTCCCGTGGGAACCGTGAGGGACGCCGGTGCCTCGGACCGGAACTCCTTTCTTTTCCTGGCGCCGGAGCAGGTACCGGACTCCGCTCTGCAGCAGGAAGCCGAATTACCGCAGTCGGTGTCCTATTACCTGGTTGGTCCGGAACCGGTGGCCTGGTCCCAGATACGTGAAGCCAACCGCCAGGGGGTCGGTGTGCTGTCGCGCAGTGTGGTGCTCGATCCGCCGGCCCCGGACCAGCGCGGCATCGAAGGCGTCACGCCCCGCCAGCCGCCATCGGAGGCCTTAGCTTTTTACGCGGCAGCCGGTCTGATCGCCGCATTGGCGCTGCTTGAGGTGGGTCTCCTGGCCGGGGCAGCCTTCGCAGTCGGGGCAAAGCACCAAATGCGGGAGTTGGCGCTGTTCGCGGCCGCCGGGGCGGATGCCCCAACCGTGCGAATGGTAGTGACGGCAGGAGGACTATGGCTTGGCGGCATCGCAGTGCTGTCCGGCGGTGCACTGGGCCTCCTCTCCGCAGCAGCTGTAGTCCATTGGGTCAGCCTTATGGGTTCCCCACGCTTTCCCGGCCTCCATCCTGACCTGCCGCTGACCCTGGTTTCCATGGCCTTGGGGCTGCTGTGCTGTGTCCTGGCGGCCTTGGCCCCGGCCAACCACGTTGCTCACCTGGGCGCCCTCGGAGCGCTCAAATCCGGAAGGGCGCCGGCCGGCAGCGGCAAGCGCTCCATCGTCGCTGGGGCAGCGCTGGTGCTGACCTCGGCGGGACTTCTGGCCGCCGGTTGGCTGATCGGGCAGTCAGCCGGCGACCCGGACCGCAAAGCCGAGCAACTTCCGGTAGTGGCGGGGTTGCTGATCGCCGGCGCTGTACTCGCCGTCGTCGGACTTGTGCTCCTGGTGGGATGGATCATTACTGCGCTGACCGCGCGGACGGGCTGGCTCCCGCTTGCCATGCGGCTGGCAGCGCGGGATTCGGCCAGGAACCGCAGCCGTACGGTGCCGGCCGTGGCAGCAGTCCTCGCGGCCACAACCCTGGCAAGCGCTGCCTTGGTCCTCGCGGCCAGCCAGCAGGCCGGGATGCGCGAGAACCATTCCTGGAGCGCGCTGGAGTACCAGACTTACCTGCCGCTGTCGCTGGAACAGCCCCTCCTTCCCGACGGCAGCACCCAGCCTGCAGTCAGGGTTGAGGCAGCGGACCTGTCTTCCGCGGTGGAGGGTGCCCTCACCAGCGTTGCCTGGACAAAGGAGATCAGCGCGCCCGCCTACGTCCAAAACTGTGCTTCCGGCCCCGGCGCTGACATCGCGCGGCCGGCGCGGACGGCAACCTCAAACTGCCTGCAATATTCGCTTGCCACACCAGCAGGAAATGAATGTCCGATGACGCCGCAGCGGAGAGTGATCGATCGTGAGGACTGGAGGTGCAAGGGCTCCCTCGCCCAGTGGCCCGGCAGCTACCGCTCGGTTCTGGTGGGCGGTGCGGACGTCATCGCCGCGGTAATGGGCCGGGAAGCCGGGCCTGAGGCGTTGGCGGTGCTGGATACGGGCGGCATGGTGGTAACCAACCCTGTCTTCGTGCGCGACGGGAAGGCCGTGCTTCTGGCGCAGGATGTACGCACGCAAGCGCAAGACCCGGTTGACCCGTCCCACATGCACATGCACAAAACGGTCAGCAGCACCGCCCTGGCCGCCGTGGTTGTTGAACCAGCCGAAGCTGTTCCCTACTACGGGGTGGTCTCGCAGGAGACGGCCCACCGGCTGGGCATGCACCCTGCCCCCGCTGAACTCCTGGTCCAGCTCACCCGTCCTCCCTCCGCTGCCGAGGTGGATGCGGCAGCAGGGGCCGCTGCCGCGGTGTACAAGCAGCCCGGCGCCGGGTTCTGGGTGGAACCCGGCATCCCGCAGGACAACGCGTGGTTGACGTGGTCGATTGTGGCCCTCAGCGCACTGATCACCTTCAGTGCAGCAGGCATTACCACCGGCCTGTCCCTTGCGGATGCCCGGGCGGATCATGCAACCCTCGCTGCAGTGGGCGCCTCACCTCGACTGCGGAAAGGACTGGCGGGTTCTCAGGCGCTGCTGACCTCAGGACTGGGGACCCTGCTCGGAGCTCTGGCCGGCACCGTGCCGGCCGTACTCATCGTCGCCGGCACGGAGATGGGCATCGCCCTTGATGTTCCCTGGCTGCACCTTCTGGCCCTCCTGATCGCTGTCCCGCTGACGGGTGCCGTGCTGGCCTGGCTTTTCACGCGGGCCCGGCTGCCGGCATCCCGGCGCGTGGTGGGGATGTGA
- a CDS encoding ABC transporter ATP-binding protein, producing MSVQGPQQVLELAGVSKTFGEGATAVAALRDVDLTISAGEFVAVMGPSGSGKSSLLALAGGLDRPTSGGVFVESTPLAGLGLNDLARLRRRAVGYVFQDFNLIPTLTAAENVALPLELDGTASKKAHRQALDALRQVGIPELADRFIDQMSGGQQQRVAIARAVVGQRRLILADEPTGALDSTTGHGVMEVLRSRADAGAAVMLVTHEARHAAWADRVVFLRDGRIVDQAAAQHDPSVLLAQAGF from the coding sequence GTGAGCGTGCAGGGACCACAGCAGGTCCTGGAACTTGCCGGCGTTAGCAAGACTTTCGGGGAGGGTGCGACGGCGGTGGCGGCCCTCCGCGACGTTGACCTCACCATCAGTGCAGGGGAGTTTGTTGCGGTCATGGGACCGTCCGGGTCCGGCAAGTCATCGTTGCTGGCGCTTGCCGGGGGACTGGACCGTCCGACGTCGGGCGGCGTCTTTGTGGAGTCCACCCCGTTGGCGGGACTGGGGCTGAACGACCTCGCGCGCCTGCGCCGCCGTGCCGTCGGCTACGTCTTCCAGGACTTCAACCTGATCCCCACCCTGACTGCGGCCGAGAACGTGGCGCTGCCGCTGGAGCTGGACGGAACGGCGTCGAAAAAAGCCCATCGGCAGGCGCTGGATGCGCTGCGGCAGGTGGGAATCCCTGAACTGGCTGACCGGTTTATAGACCAGATGTCCGGGGGCCAGCAGCAGCGCGTGGCCATAGCGCGTGCAGTGGTGGGACAGCGGCGTCTGATCCTTGCGGACGAGCCCACCGGAGCGCTTGATTCCACCACCGGCCATGGGGTTATGGAAGTGCTGCGGTCCCGCGCGGATGCAGGTGCCGCCGTGATGCTCGTCACCCACGAAGCCAGGCACGCAGCGTGGGCGGACCGCGTGGTGTTCCTTCGCGATGGCCGCATCGTGGACCAGGCGGCTGCACAGCATGATCCATCCGTGCTCCTGGCGCAGGCCGGGTTCTGA
- a CDS encoding PadR family transcriptional regulator, with protein sequence MSIRHSLLALLQDQPRYGYQLRVEFENRTGATWPLNIGQVYTTLDRLERDGLVTKDGDDGDGHVVYSITGAGKAEVGNWFAAPVERNNPPRNELAIKLALAVTIPGVDVQGIIQAQRVASIRALQDYTKARRDAATSQRSGDTAWLLVLDSLIFQTEAEVRWLDLCEARMVQQAQSGQARKTSNGVTEDSAPLNADSRR encoded by the coding sequence ATGTCCATCCGCCACAGCCTCCTCGCCCTGCTGCAGGACCAGCCGCGCTACGGCTACCAGCTCCGGGTCGAGTTCGAGAACCGCACGGGAGCCACGTGGCCACTGAACATCGGGCAGGTGTACACCACGCTTGACCGGCTTGAACGTGACGGCCTGGTCACCAAGGACGGCGACGACGGTGACGGCCATGTGGTCTACAGCATTACCGGCGCAGGAAAGGCCGAGGTGGGAAACTGGTTTGCAGCCCCGGTGGAGCGGAACAATCCGCCACGCAACGAACTGGCCATCAAGCTGGCGCTCGCCGTCACCATCCCGGGCGTGGACGTGCAAGGCATCATCCAGGCGCAGCGGGTGGCCTCCATCCGTGCCCTGCAGGACTACACCAAGGCCCGCAGGGACGCCGCCACCAGCCAGCGGTCTGGAGATACTGCCTGGCTGCTGGTCCTTGATTCTCTGATCTTCCAGACCGAAGCGGAGGTCCGCTGGCTGGATCTTTGTGAAGCGAGGATGGTCCAGCAGGCACAATCGGGCCAGGCGCGTAAGACATCCAACGGGGTCACGGAAGATTCCGCCCCGCTCAACGCGGACAGCCGCCGGTGA